The Eremothecium gossypii ATCC 10895 chromosome IV, complete sequence genome contains a region encoding:
- the PSF2 gene encoding DNA replication protein PSF2 (Syntenic homolog of Saccharomyces cerevisiae YJL072C (PSF2)) → MALPRNLQDTFSLQEVQFLVENEPIKIMPRITTKPIRRKAASTPSAGSSVRWKLITTDDHNVNNMVAMSSTEVSLWLALLLKQQGKCSIVAPAWLTIKQLDSFIEFELQNTSRFANLPWNWLIIAHLLFQKAADDFRDPVHILRAKIQDLREARLGKIAKGLQHLNESHLQLDNLSLSEINEMRPFAVGVMDKLRDIHAAAADREQYANNI, encoded by the coding sequence ATGGCCCTCCCAAGAAACCTACAGGATACGTTTTCTTTGCAAGAAGTGCAATTTTTGGTAGAGAATGAACCCATCAAGATAATGCCCAGGATCACCACCAAGCCGATCCGGCGTAAAGCGGCGTCAACTCCGTCCGCCGGGTCGTCGGTGCGCTGGAAACTCATAACCACGGACGATCACAATGTCAACAACATGGTGGCGATGAGTAGTACAGAGGTGTCGCTGTggctggcgctgctgcttAAACAGCAGGGTAAGTGCAGTATTGTGGCGCCCGCGTGGCTGACGATCAAACAACTGGATAGCTTCATTGAGTTTGAGCTTCAGAACACTTCGAGGTTCGCCAACCTGCCGTGGAACTGGCTCATCATCGCACACCTACTGTTTCAGAAAGCTGCCGATGACTTCAGAGACCCTGTGCACATACTACGGGCCAAAATCCAGGACCTACGAGAAGCAAGGCTGGGCAAGATTGCAAAGGGTCTGCAGCATCTGAATGAGTCCCATCTGCAGCTAGACAACCTGTCTCTGTCGGAAATCAACGAAATGAGGCCGTTCGCGGTAGGTGTGATGGACAAGTTGCGGGACATCCacgcggcagcggcggaCAGAGAGCAATACGCAAACAATATATAA
- a CDS encoding ADR121W-Ap (NOHBY455; No homolog in Saccharomyces cerevisiae; Similar to Cryptosporidium parvum gene cgd6_1620) yields MQVWHLSRLFHIPYFNRSPLKLQAAPEQQLLIRDRINKEGYVEVQLEERTDNINVKALRSTKKLGSPNAVPDGSYEERADEVDVSISEFITFRNQLQESNKRSGPYSSANIRVRRAQRRSNRMQDPSQRIQVVGSGKWQSRRTESLVNMAEIDLAEPQDDDQYNDKDNRRSKYVVRHGWGLKKGTGTAKC; encoded by the coding sequence ATGCAAGTTTGGCACCTCTCCAGATTGTTCCACATCCCATATTTCAACAGATCGCCGCTAAAGTTACAGGCAGCGCcagagcagcagctgcttaTCAGAGACCGGATAAATAAAGAAGGCTACGTCGAGGTGCAGCTAGAGGAACGCACTGATAATATCAATGTGAAGGCGCTACGCTCCACTAAAAAATTGGGGTCTCCGAATGCAGTCCCTGATGGCAGCTACGAGGAGAGGGCAGATGAAGTCGATGTATCGATCTCCGAGTTTATCACCTTCCGGAACCAGCTTCAAGAGTCCAACAAGCGCTCGGGACCGTACTCCAGTGCTAACATTCGGGTTCGGAGGGCACAGCGCAGGTCTAACAGAATGCAGGATCCATCGCAGAGGATCCAGGTTGTCGGTTCTGGGAAATGGCAAAGCCGCCGCACTGAGTCACTGGTAAACATGGCAGAAATTGATCTGGCAGAGCCTCAAGATGATGACCAATACAACGACAAAGATAATCGTCGTTCAAAGTATGTGGTGAGACATGGCTGGGGCCTAAAAAAGGGTACAGGAACAGCGAAGTGTTGA
- the ARG2 gene encoding acetyl-CoA:L-glutamate N-acetyltransferase (Syntenic homolog of Saccharomyces cerevisiae YJL071W (ARG2)) — protein MLFRRLLTTKVGYHTPNYVNRRLILSVLKSTATRREAKDYLTKYGDPAVAYHCVLYLRGTKTFSAGLINDFAIMLGRLRLLGIRPLVVLSPSKHVMTESEILRETFYKHGLQSIPINEPMASGTRETILQNGASYNSIIPIIMPFVYHQQRAKRMLAEDEVAFMRELVAYMPCRIDKFFIINRYGGIPSSERHDNSHVFVNLSQEYGSLAEVLKQQITDLRHEMDDGLLAERRATDGSYKEFQYTTLTESLTDLELMSAVLSLLLPSSTGLITSMHSAVTNSRYNPLLYNVLTDRSLVSSSLPSFKRDPISDNAWYELPACGAKIGTQRANPIFSTTVLKQGVDIKLYDYSTLTKENSVGFHELLSTAGSAQLPAHKRVNLTKLKGIIEHSFDRNLDMSHYLKRINGKIASIIVIGDYEGIAILTYEGPEKRPFAYLDKFAVLPHLRGSLCISDVIFNLMFKKFGDELVWRSRRENVVNNWYFQRSVGVLDLSIDIGHGPKKDNIFKLFYYGGKKGTQFYDFDRLREYITYVRDIEPSWSRK, from the coding sequence ATGCTATTCAGACGATTGTTGACCACTAAAGTGGGATACCATACGCCCAATTATGTGAATAGGCGTCTCATTCTCTCCGTGCTGAAGTCTACCGCGACAAGAAGGGAAGCCAAAGATTATTTAACTAAATACGGAGATCCGGCAGTTGCGTATCACTGTGTCCTATACCTGCGCGGCACCAAAACATTTTCAGCCGGGTTGATCAATGACTTTGCCATTATGCTTGGCAGATTGAGACTGCTAGGGATCAGGCCGCTAGTGGTCTTAAGCCCCTCCAAGCACGTGATGACAGAGTCTGAGATATTACGTGAAACGTTCTATAAGCATGGACTGCAGTCGATACCGATAAACGAGCCAATGGCTTCGGGCACCCGCGAAACTATACTGCAGAACGGAGCATCGTATAATAGTATTATTCCGATAATAATGCCGTTCGTATACCACCAGCAACGTGCAAAGAGGATGTTGGCGGAAGATGAAGTGGCCTTTATGCGCGAGCTAGTTGCATATATGCCATGCAGAATTGATAAGTTTTTCATTATTAACCGGTATGGTGGCATTCCTTCCTCCGAACGGCACGATAATAGCCATGTCTTTGTGAATTTATCACAGGAATATGGTTCGCTCGCGGAGGTGCTGAAACAGCAAATTACCGACTTGAGACATGAAATGGATGATGGGCTGCTTGCTGAAAGAAGGGCTACCGATGGGAGTTACAAAGAGTTTCAGTACACTACTCTTACAGAAAGTCTAACCGATTTGGAGCTGATGTCAGCGGTTTTGTCGCTTCTACTGCCATCGTCAACTGGCCTGATCACTAGCATGCACTCAGCTGTCACCAATTCGCGGTATAATCCATTGCTTTATAATGTATTGACCGATAGATCTCTAGTGTCCTCTTCGCTCCCCAGCTTTAAAAGAGATCCTATCAGCGATAATGCATGGTATGAATTACCTGCCTGCGGTGCCAAAATAGGAACGCAACGAGCGAACCCAATATTTTCAACCACCGTGCTCAAACAAGGCGTCGATATTAAATTATATGACTACAGCACACTTACGAAGGAGAACTCTGTTGGATTTCACGAGTTGTTATCAACAGCAGGCTCAGCCCAATTGCCCGCTCACAAACGGGTCAACCTAACGAAGCTCAAAGGGATAATTGAGCACAGTTTCGATCGGAACTTGGATATGAGCCATTACTTGAAACGAATAAACGGGAAAATTGCTAGTATAATTGTTATTGGTGACTATGAAGGTATCGCCATTCTGACATATGAGGGTCCTGAAAAGCGTCCCTTTGCATACCTTGACAAATTTGCTGTATTACCACATCTTCGGGGATCTCTCTGCATTTCTGATGTAATATTTAACCTCATGTTCAAAAAGTTCGGCGATGAGCTGGTTTGGAGAAGCAGGCGTGAGAATGTGGTGAATAACTGGTACTTTCAGCGTAGTGTTGGCGTTTTAGACCTATCAATAGATATTGGCCATGGTCCTAAAAAAGACAATATATTCAAGCTCTTCTACTACGGAGGCAAGAAGGGCACACAATTTTATGATTTTGATAGGCTAAGGGAATATATCACGTACGTGAGAGATATAGAGCCTTCTTGGTCTCGCAAGTGA